A window from Hymenobacter volaticus encodes these proteins:
- a CDS encoding winged helix-turn-helix transcriptional regulator — protein MRSVRDALDLLGGKWKLAIIVSLLEGPKRFKQLQRDVTGITAKMLSKELKELEVNGLLSRSVQADVAPVAVTYTLAPYGDTLLPVIDALHHWGSQHRMNIMHPQEAVAAKTEVSEPVAA, from the coding sequence ATGCGTTCCGTCCGCGACGCTCTCGACCTGCTCGGAGGCAAGTGGAAGCTGGCCATCATTGTGTCGCTGTTGGAAGGGCCGAAACGTTTCAAGCAATTGCAGCGCGACGTGACGGGCATCACAGCCAAAATGCTCAGCAAAGAGTTGAAGGAGTTGGAAGTGAACGGGCTCTTATCGCGCAGCGTACAAGCGGATGTGGCGCCCGTGGCCGTTACGTACACGCTAGCCCCTTATGGTGATACCCTGCTCCCCGTGATTGATGCGCTGCACCATTGGGGCAGCCAACACCGAATGAATATCATGCACCCACAGGAGGCCGTAGCCGCCAAAACGGAAGTTTCAGAGCCAGTTGCGGCCTAA
- a CDS encoding 3' terminal RNA ribose 2'-O-methyltransferase Hen1 — translation MLLTISTTHQPATDLGYLLHKNPARLQSVDIAYGQAHVFYPEASATRCTVALLLDIDTVALVRNHRGPAGEGFALEQYVNDRPYVASSFLSTALVKAFNTAMNGTCKDRPDLPEALLPLEATVAALPAASAEQLHRLFAPLGYEVETDAHPLDPTVPAWGDSRYYTLRLRHAARRLRDLLTHLYVLIPVLDNDKHYWIGPAEAEKLLHRGAEWLPQHPDREFITRRYLRFAEYVNPTLKRLLSADEAATDDVLEVEPQVAEIATDETTALTHAASGNNAEPAAEKQKLHDLRLARIAEEIRRVGAKRVLDLGCGEGKLVRRLLQQPQIEHILGMDVSYQELLRAQERLHLAEMPPRQRERLSLVQGSLLYHDPRLAGFDAAAVVEVIEHLDEGRLAAFEQVLFARARPGVVFLTTPNATYNQKFEKLSAGQFRHSDHRFEWTEAQFSTWAAEVAARHGYQVRVEPLGPHDAQVGAPSQLAVFERIG, via the coding sequence ATGCTCCTTACCATCTCCACCACGCATCAGCCCGCTACCGACTTAGGCTACTTGTTGCACAAAAACCCGGCGCGGCTGCAATCCGTGGATATTGCCTACGGGCAGGCGCACGTTTTCTACCCCGAAGCCAGCGCCACACGCTGCACCGTCGCGTTGCTGCTCGACATCGACACGGTGGCGTTGGTGCGCAACCACCGGGGGCCGGCCGGCGAAGGCTTCGCGTTAGAGCAATACGTCAACGACCGGCCTTATGTGGCTTCGTCGTTTCTGAGTACCGCCCTGGTGAAGGCTTTCAACACGGCCATGAACGGCACCTGCAAGGACCGCCCCGACTTGCCCGAAGCGTTGCTGCCCCTCGAAGCTACCGTGGCCGCCTTGCCTGCCGCCAGCGCCGAGCAGCTGCACCGCCTCTTCGCGCCCCTTGGCTACGAGGTGGAAACCGACGCGCACCCACTCGACCCGACTGTGCCAGCGTGGGGCGACAGTCGCTACTACACGTTGCGGTTGCGGCACGCGGCCCGCCGCCTGCGCGACCTGCTCACGCACCTCTACGTCTTGATTCCCGTTCTCGACAACGACAAGCACTACTGGATAGGCCCGGCCGAAGCCGAAAAGCTGTTGCACCGCGGCGCGGAGTGGCTGCCTCAGCACCCCGACCGGGAGTTTATTACGCGCCGCTACCTGCGGTTTGCTGAATACGTGAACCCGACGCTGAAACGGCTGCTATCTGCCGACGAAGCAGCAACGGATGATGTGCTGGAAGTTGAACCCCAGGTAGCGGAAATAGCAACCGACGAAACAACAGCATTAACTCACGCAGCAAGTGGAAACAACGCGGAACCGGCTGCCGAAAAACAGAAGCTCCACGACCTACGCCTGGCTCGGATAGCCGAGGAAATCCGACGGGTAGGAGCGAAGCGGGTGCTGGATCTTGGGTGCGGGGAAGGCAAGCTAGTGCGCCGTCTGCTTCAGCAACCGCAGATCGAGCACATCTTGGGCATGGACGTGTCGTATCAGGAATTGTTGCGGGCGCAGGAGCGGCTGCACCTTGCCGAAATGCCCCCGCGCCAGCGCGAACGACTGTCCTTGGTGCAGGGCTCTCTACTCTACCACGACCCGCGCCTAGCCGGGTTTGATGCCGCGGCCGTGGTGGAAGTCATCGAGCACCTCGACGAGGGCCGGTTGGCGGCGTTTGAACAAGTGCTTTTTGCGCGTGCCCGCCCAGGCGTCGTGTTCCTGACCACGCCCAATGCCACCTACAACCAGAAGTTCGAAAAACTTTCAGCCGGCCAGTTTCGCCACTCCGACCACCGCTTCGAGTGGACGGAAGCGCAGTTCAGCACTTGGGCCGCGGAGGTGGCTGCTCGCCATGGCTACCAAGTGCGGGTTGAGCCACTTGGCCCGCACGACGCGCAAGTAGGAGCACCCTCCCAACTGGCTGTATTTGAAAGGATTGGCTAG
- a CDS encoding choice-of-anchor I family protein, whose amino-acid sequence MRQTLLAGGRLGLVLLALQAAPVVAQSVRFTAATAIANESAGTISIPVAITNSGAASTVQVALVTNLGTATQGTDFTYPATQTLYFPAETTVNQTLTIPLTDDVLAEGAEYFTLRLQNPTNATLTAGSTEVLVYIRDNDTQAPTQTRNLTLNRLGSYQNGAAGTNSAEIVAHDPTTQRLYVANSVGGKLDILSLANPAVITSVASINIASYGGINSVAVRNGVVACAIENADPQQNGSVVFFDQNGAFLKQVTVGALPDMITFSPNGQLIVTANEGEPKTDYSVDPEGSVSVIDFSGGIAGVTQASVTTVGFAGYNSQAASLRAAGVRLYGGTSASPSSVAQDLEPEYVAVSADSRTAYITLQENNAIATLDLTTRQFTSLRTVGYQDHSQAGFALDASDQTPEILMANWPIRGMRQPDAIAAFEVAGQRYLLTANEGDAREYNALNEINRISESAYVLDPTVFPNAALLKNAQVLGRLNVTNKLGDTDGDGDFDEIYALGGRSFSVYNASTGALVHDSGDLLERVTSTDPTYGAIFNASNTTGNPSRKNRSDDKGPEPEGITTGTIRDTVYAFVSLERIGGVAVFNVNDPGQPKLVQYVNNRSTTTGTGDQGPEGIVFIAPANSPTGQPLLLLANEVSSTVSVYSIQGRGVLSNKAARNAEPLHLYPNPSQGGKVQLSRAVSGTLHDVLGRPVRTLHKAREFETVGLATGVYVLRAEDGASSKLVVR is encoded by the coding sequence ATGCGTCAAACTTTACTTGCAGGCGGTAGATTAGGATTGGTGTTGCTAGCGTTGCAAGCCGCCCCAGTAGTAGCGCAGAGTGTGCGCTTTACGGCGGCGACGGCAATAGCCAATGAAAGCGCTGGCACCATCAGCATCCCAGTGGCAATTACAAATTCTGGCGCGGCTAGTACCGTACAGGTAGCCTTGGTAACCAACCTAGGCACAGCTACACAAGGCACCGATTTCACTTATCCTGCTACGCAGACGCTGTACTTTCCTGCCGAAACTACGGTCAACCAAACCCTGACGATTCCGCTGACGGATGACGTGCTGGCCGAGGGAGCCGAGTATTTCACGTTGCGCCTGCAAAATCCTACCAATGCCACGCTCACGGCGGGCTCTACGGAAGTACTGGTGTATATCCGGGATAATGACACGCAGGCTCCGACCCAGACGCGCAACCTCACGCTCAACCGACTTGGCTCGTACCAGAACGGCGCGGCAGGTACCAACTCGGCCGAAATCGTAGCCCACGACCCTACGACGCAGCGGCTGTACGTAGCCAACTCTGTGGGCGGGAAGCTCGACATTCTAAGCCTAGCTAATCCGGCGGTTATTACGTCGGTGGCCTCTATCAATATTGCGTCCTATGGCGGCATCAACTCGGTGGCTGTGCGCAACGGGGTGGTGGCTTGCGCTATTGAAAACGCCGACCCGCAGCAAAACGGCAGCGTGGTGTTTTTCGATCAGAACGGCGCGTTCCTGAAGCAAGTGACGGTGGGTGCGCTGCCCGATATGATTACCTTCTCACCCAACGGCCAATTGATCGTGACGGCCAATGAGGGGGAGCCCAAGACCGACTACAGCGTGGACCCCGAGGGCTCCGTGTCGGTTATCGACTTTTCGGGCGGCATCGCGGGAGTAACACAGGCCAGCGTCACGACGGTGGGGTTTGCTGGCTACAACAGCCAAGCAGCCTCCTTGCGGGCAGCAGGTGTTAGGCTTTATGGTGGCACTTCGGCCAGCCCGAGTTCAGTGGCGCAGGATTTAGAGCCGGAATATGTAGCCGTGTCGGCCGATTCGCGGACGGCGTACATTACGCTTCAGGAAAACAACGCCATTGCCACGCTCGACCTCACTACCCGGCAGTTCACGAGTTTGCGCACGGTTGGCTACCAAGACCACAGTCAGGCTGGTTTCGCTCTTGATGCTTCCGACCAAACACCAGAAATTTTGATGGCTAACTGGCCTATTCGAGGCATGCGTCAGCCCGATGCCATAGCGGCCTTTGAAGTGGCCGGCCAGCGCTACTTACTTACGGCCAACGAAGGCGACGCCCGCGAGTACAATGCCCTCAACGAAATCAACCGCATCAGCGAGTCCGCCTATGTGCTCGACCCGACGGTTTTTCCAAACGCTGCTCTGCTGAAAAATGCGCAGGTGCTCGGTCGTCTCAACGTCACCAACAAGCTTGGGGATACCGATGGCGACGGAGATTTCGATGAAATATATGCCCTCGGCGGCCGCTCGTTCAGCGTGTACAATGCCAGCACCGGCGCCCTCGTGCACGACAGTGGCGACCTACTGGAGCGCGTCACCAGCACCGATCCTACGTATGGCGCCATCTTCAACGCCAGCAACACTACCGGCAACCCGTCCCGCAAGAACCGCTCCGACGACAAAGGTCCCGAGCCCGAAGGCATCACGACCGGCACAATTCGGGATACGGTGTACGCCTTCGTGTCACTGGAGCGCATCGGGGGCGTGGCGGTATTCAACGTCAACGACCCCGGCCAGCCCAAGTTGGTGCAATACGTCAACAACCGCAGCACCACCACCGGCACCGGCGACCAAGGCCCCGAAGGCATTGTATTTATTGCGCCAGCCAACAGCCCCACCGGCCAGCCGTTGCTGCTGCTCGCCAACGAAGTCAGCAGCACGGTTTCGGTCTACAGCATCCAAGGTCGCGGTGTGCTCAGCAACAAAGCAGCCCGCAACGCCGAGCCCTTGCACCTGTATCCGAACCCAAGCCAGGGCGGCAAGGTGCAGCTAAGCCGCGCCGTCAGTGGTACGCTCCACGATGTGCTTGGCCGGCCGGTTCGCACGCTGCACAAAGCCCGCGAGTTTGAAACCGTTGGCTTGGCCACGGGCGTGTACGTGCTTCGCGCCGAAGACGGTGCCAGCTCGAAGCTAGTGGTGCGCTAA
- a CDS encoding GH1 family beta-glucosidase yields the protein MSSTALPAAFFPPTTPANFSRADFGPDFRWGVSAAAYQTEGAWNLDGKGPSIWDDFVRRKGRIKRGETAQVATDFYHRWPQDLDLLQQMGIRDFRFSIAWSRVVPHGMGLVNPKGMDFYDRLVDGCLERGITPWPTLYHWDLPSVLQELGGWVNRDIVGWFTDYTQRVAARLGDRVQHWMVLNEPMVFTGAGHLLGIHAPGKRSLGSFLAATHHATLAQAEGGRALRAMLPADAQIGTTFSCSYVTPWRPGHARDARATRRADALLNRLFVEPALGLGYPVADVPLLGWLERYIKPGDEKKMPFDFDFLGVQNYTREVVRHSPFVPLLWASLVGASRRGVPHTTMGWEVYPESLYHMLKQFGAYPNAPRLLVTENGAAFPDALTSDGQVHDASRQAYLQACIGQVLRARQEGIPVDGYFAWSFTDNFEWAEGYNPRFGLVHVEYETQRRTIKDSGKWYSEFIAGENRRQNQAARAASTSSNHPVYLAPGSSFAS from the coding sequence ATGTCCTCTACTGCTCTACCTGCTGCCTTTTTTCCACCTACAACCCCTGCCAACTTTTCTCGGGCCGACTTCGGGCCGGATTTTCGGTGGGGCGTGTCGGCGGCGGCATATCAGACAGAAGGAGCCTGGAACTTGGATGGCAAAGGCCCAAGCATCTGGGACGACTTCGTGCGCCGAAAGGGCCGCATCAAACGCGGCGAGACGGCGCAGGTAGCCACCGACTTCTACCACCGCTGGCCGCAAGACTTAGACTTGCTGCAACAAATGGGCATCCGAGATTTCCGGTTTTCTATTGCTTGGTCGCGGGTGGTGCCGCACGGCATGGGCTTGGTTAACCCCAAAGGCATGGATTTTTATGACCGACTGGTGGATGGCTGTTTGGAACGGGGTATCACGCCTTGGCCGACGCTCTACCACTGGGATTTGCCCTCGGTGTTGCAGGAGTTGGGCGGTTGGGTGAACCGCGATATTGTGGGCTGGTTCACCGACTACACCCAACGCGTAGCCGCGCGCCTCGGCGACCGGGTGCAGCACTGGATGGTGCTCAACGAGCCGATGGTGTTTACTGGAGCCGGGCACTTACTAGGTATTCATGCGCCGGGCAAGCGGAGCTTGGGCTCTTTCTTGGCGGCCACGCACCATGCCACGTTGGCACAGGCCGAGGGTGGGAGGGCCCTGCGCGCCATGTTGCCCGCCGATGCTCAGATTGGCACCACCTTTTCCTGTTCCTATGTCACGCCGTGGCGACCCGGTCACGCCCGTGATGCTCGGGCCACCCGACGCGCCGACGCGTTGCTTAACCGGCTTTTCGTGGAACCTGCACTTGGCTTAGGCTACCCAGTAGCGGACGTGCCGCTGCTTGGCTGGCTGGAGCGCTACATCAAGCCCGGGGATGAGAAGAAGATGCCGTTTGACTTCGACTTTCTGGGGGTTCAAAACTACACGCGCGAGGTAGTGCGACACTCGCCGTTCGTGCCCTTGCTGTGGGCTTCGTTGGTGGGCGCGTCGCGTCGTGGGGTTCCCCATACAACAATGGGCTGGGAGGTATATCCTGAGAGCTTATACCATATGTTAAAACAATTCGGGGCTTATCCAAATGCTCCGCGCTTGCTGGTAACCGAGAATGGCGCTGCTTTTCCTGATGCGTTGACTTCCGATGGCCAGGTGCACGATGCAAGCCGGCAAGCGTACCTTCAGGCTTGTATTGGACAGGTGTTGCGCGCACGCCAGGAAGGCATCCCTGTTGACGGATACTTTGCTTGGTCGTTTACCGACAACTTCGAGTGGGCCGAAGGCTATAACCCTCGCTTTGGCTTGGTGCACGTGGAATACGAAACCCAACGGCGAACCATTAAGGATTCGGGCAAGTGGTACAGTGAGTTTATAGCAGGAGAAAACCGGCGTCAAAATCAAGCCGCTAGGGCCGCCTCAACCTCTTCCAATCATCCCGTGTATTTGGCGCCGGGATCCTCCTTCGCTAGTTAA
- a CDS encoding glycosyltransferase family protein, with the protein MPRILYAIQGTGNGHLSRAHDIVPLLQERASRVDLLVSGPPADVQLPFKVRYRCHGMGFIFGKKGGINFVKTFWQLNSAAFLREMRLLPVEDYDIVISDFEPVSAWACRLREVPCVALSHQSAVLSAAAPRPKNDDVVGRAVLRHYAPTTQQFGFHFERYEPHIYTPVIRQQVRQLTPQNDGHYTVYLPAFDEETLVKRLRYLSRDVRWEVFSKHSQQEAEYGNVRVRPVSGAAFTNSLARSAGVLCGAGFETPAEALYLGKKLLVVPMRNQYEQSCNAAALAGMGVPVVKNLKDKSLDVIDQWLQNGLVVPVTYPDETGMVLDRLLAEVRTPQTVTHLF; encoded by the coding sequence ATGCCCCGTATTCTTTACGCTATCCAAGGCACTGGCAACGGCCACCTGAGCCGCGCCCACGATATTGTGCCGTTGTTGCAGGAGCGCGCTTCCCGGGTTGACTTGCTGGTGAGTGGCCCGCCAGCCGACGTGCAGTTGCCTTTCAAAGTGCGTTACCGCTGCCACGGCATGGGCTTCATTTTCGGCAAAAAAGGGGGCATCAACTTCGTCAAGACCTTTTGGCAACTGAACTCGGCGGCTTTTCTGCGCGAGATGCGGCTACTACCGGTCGAGGACTACGACATTGTTATCAGTGACTTCGAGCCGGTGTCAGCGTGGGCGTGCCGATTGCGCGAGGTGCCGTGCGTGGCCTTGAGCCACCAAAGCGCCGTGCTGAGCGCAGCAGCCCCCCGACCCAAGAACGACGATGTGGTGGGCCGGGCCGTATTGCGCCACTACGCGCCCACCACGCAACAGTTTGGCTTTCACTTCGAGCGTTATGAGCCTCACATCTATACGCCCGTTATCCGGCAGCAGGTCCGGCAGCTGACGCCGCAAAACGATGGGCATTACACCGTATACCTACCCGCCTTCGACGAAGAAACGTTGGTAAAGCGCTTGCGCTACCTCAGCCGCGACGTGCGTTGGGAGGTGTTCAGCAAGCACAGTCAGCAAGAGGCGGAATATGGTAATGTGCGCGTACGGCCGGTGAGCGGGGCTGCTTTCACCAACAGCCTCGCCCGGAGCGCCGGAGTACTGTGCGGGGCCGGATTCGAGACGCCGGCCGAGGCACTGTACTTGGGCAAAAAGCTGTTGGTGGTACCCATGCGCAACCAGTACGAGCAGAGCTGCAACGCCGCCGCGCTGGCGGGCATGGGCGTGCCCGTCGTCAAAAATCTTAAAGACAAAAGCCTGGACGTCATTGATCAATGGCTGCAAAACGGCCTGGTGGTGCCTGTGACGTATCCCGACGAAACGGGCATGGTGTTGGATAGGCTGCTGGCCGAAGTACGCACGCCCCAAACTGTAACTCACCTTTTTTAA
- a CDS encoding UDP-2,3-diacylglucosamine diphosphatase: MTVPIMASKKRRRVEVVVVSDVHLGTYGCHAVELLRYLKKVKPKVLVLNGDIVDIWQFSKSYWPSTHMRVVRHLAGLAAKGTRIHYLTGNHDELLRKFAGTLLGAFSIDNKLVLDLPHGKTWLFHGDVFDVTMQHSRWLAKLGAKGYDLLILINRMVNWGLHRLGRPRVALSKVVKDRVKSAVSLVSDFEKTAATIAADQGYSYVACGHIHCPEIRTVSTTKGEVVYLNSGDWVENLTALEYTAKTGWQLYRYADDPNMLPNTEQDQEEVDEEDSAADMPVATLLDGLLAEFQLRRS; encoded by the coding sequence TTGACTGTTCCTATCATGGCTAGCAAAAAGCGCCGCCGGGTGGAGGTGGTGGTGGTGTCGGATGTCCATTTGGGTACTTATGGCTGCCACGCCGTTGAGCTGTTGCGCTACCTGAAAAAGGTAAAGCCCAAAGTGCTGGTGCTCAACGGGGACATTGTAGATATCTGGCAGTTCAGCAAAAGCTATTGGCCGAGTACGCACATGCGGGTGGTACGCCATCTAGCAGGGTTGGCTGCCAAGGGTACCCGCATTCACTACCTCACCGGCAACCACGACGAGCTACTGCGCAAGTTCGCCGGTACTCTCCTCGGCGCCTTCAGCATCGACAATAAGTTGGTGCTAGACTTGCCCCACGGCAAAACCTGGCTCTTTCACGGCGACGTGTTCGATGTGACAATGCAACACTCCCGTTGGCTGGCTAAGCTTGGGGCCAAGGGCTACGACCTGCTCATTCTGATTAACCGAATGGTGAATTGGGGGCTGCACCGGCTAGGTCGTCCGCGGGTGGCATTGTCGAAGGTGGTGAAGGACCGGGTGAAAAGTGCGGTGAGTTTGGTGAGCGACTTCGAGAAAACAGCGGCCACTATTGCGGCCGACCAAGGCTACAGCTACGTGGCGTGCGGGCACATTCATTGCCCCGAAATCCGGACTGTCAGCACAACAAAAGGGGAGGTGGTGTACCTGAACTCGGGCGACTGGGTGGAAAACCTGACAGCTTTGGAGTACACCGCCAAAACCGGCTGGCAACTCTATCGCTACGCCGACGACCCCAACATGCTACCGAACACCGAGCAAGACCAAGAAGAAGTGGACGAGGAAGATTCAGCGGCCGACATGCCCGTGGCCACGCTGCTGGATGGGTTGCTGGCCGAGTTTCAGCTGCGCCGATCCTGA
- a CDS encoding NUDIX domain-containing protein, with product MEIISRETAYDGHYKLKLLTVQDGDKQLKRERFEPGTAVAALVWDTKQERYLLTRQYRIGAEAEIVEIAAGMVDGDEAPEVAIRREIQEELGYDVDQLEQIARIYPSPGANAEVITIFFAEVSNKSGKGGGLEEENEKIEPVVFTHEQLVAEQFEDAKTLIAVQWAQLRK from the coding sequence ATGGAAATAATCAGCCGAGAAACCGCCTACGATGGTCATTACAAACTGAAGTTGCTTACTGTACAAGACGGCGACAAGCAACTAAAGCGGGAACGGTTTGAGCCGGGAACCGCCGTAGCAGCCCTGGTGTGGGATACCAAGCAGGAGCGTTACCTGTTGACCCGCCAGTACCGGATAGGGGCAGAAGCTGAAATAGTGGAAATAGCCGCCGGTATGGTCGACGGCGACGAAGCTCCGGAAGTAGCCATTCGGCGCGAGATACAGGAGGAGCTCGGCTACGACGTGGACCAGCTAGAGCAGATTGCTCGCATCTATCCTTCGCCGGGAGCCAATGCCGAGGTTATCACCATTTTTTTTGCTGAAGTCAGCAACAAGAGCGGCAAAGGGGGAGGGCTCGAAGAGGAAAACGAGAAAATTGAGCCTGTTGTCTTTACGCACGAGCAACTAGTGGCAGAACAATTCGAGGACGCTAAAACATTGATTGCAGTACAGTGGGCGCAGCTTCGAAAATGA
- a CDS encoding DEAD/DEAH box helicase, whose translation MSFDELNLIDPILRALHEEGYTNPTPIQQQAIPQVLEGHDLLGVAQTGTGKTAAFTVPILQILHQTAQVARTAPGRIRCLVLTPTRELAIQINESFGAYGRHLPKLRSTVIFGGVSQHAQVQTLKRGVEVLIATPGRLLDLMSQGFVDLRTVEVFVLDEADRMLDMGFINDIKRILPKLPSSRQTLFFSATMPAQIQELANTILKPNPVKVAVTPVSSTADTVTQGVYLVDKNDKADLLEHVLKDPAIKRVLVFTRTKHGADKVVKTLAKANIPAEAIHGNKSQNHRQRALSNFKAGTTRVLVATDIAARGIDVDDLTHVINYEVPNEPETYVHRIGRTGRAGAFGTALTFVEDEERAYLQDIQKLIRRQIDLIANHPYTTRSVAPVLLHGGESIKRPKGPAGRPPRPGREGNAPRAARPSHEAGAQRGGSDRNRATGNRPAASSSRPAGERAAGGAGSNSGQGRRSYRGGNNSNGR comes from the coding sequence ATGTCTTTCGACGAACTAAACCTGATTGATCCTATCCTGCGTGCTTTGCACGAGGAAGGCTACACGAACCCTACCCCTATCCAGCAGCAGGCTATCCCGCAGGTGCTGGAAGGCCACGACCTGCTAGGCGTAGCCCAGACCGGCACCGGCAAAACTGCCGCCTTTACCGTCCCTATTCTTCAAATTCTGCACCAAACGGCGCAGGTGGCGCGCACAGCGCCCGGGCGCATCCGCTGCTTGGTGCTCACTCCTACTCGGGAGTTGGCTATTCAAATCAACGAGAGCTTTGGGGCCTATGGCCGTCACTTGCCTAAGTTGCGCTCCACTGTCATCTTCGGTGGCGTAAGTCAGCACGCGCAGGTTCAAACCCTGAAGCGCGGCGTAGAAGTGCTCATTGCCACCCCCGGCCGCCTGCTCGACCTCATGAGTCAGGGCTTCGTGGACTTGCGCACCGTGGAAGTATTCGTGCTCGACGAAGCCGACCGGATGCTCGACATGGGCTTTATCAACGACATTAAGCGCATCTTGCCCAAGCTGCCGTCTTCTCGGCAGACGCTGTTTTTCTCGGCCACCATGCCCGCCCAGATTCAGGAGTTGGCTAACACCATCCTGAAACCGAATCCGGTGAAAGTGGCCGTTACGCCCGTTTCAAGCACGGCGGACACCGTCACGCAGGGTGTGTACTTAGTCGACAAGAACGACAAGGCCGATTTGCTGGAGCACGTGCTTAAAGATCCTGCTATCAAGCGGGTGCTGGTGTTCACACGTACCAAGCACGGCGCCGACAAGGTGGTCAAGACGCTGGCTAAAGCCAACATTCCGGCCGAAGCCATTCACGGCAATAAGTCGCAGAACCACCGCCAGCGGGCCCTTAGCAACTTCAAGGCGGGTACTACCCGTGTGCTGGTTGCCACCGACATTGCCGCCCGCGGCATTGACGTTGACGACCTGACGCACGTTATCAATTACGAAGTACCCAACGAGCCGGAAACCTACGTGCACCGTATTGGCCGCACCGGCCGGGCCGGGGCCTTTGGTACTGCCCTCACGTTTGTGGAAGACGAGGAGCGTGCTTATTTGCAGGACATCCAGAAGCTAATTCGCCGCCAGATCGACCTCATAGCCAATCATCCTTATACCACTCGCTCGGTGGCGCCGGTGCTGCTGCACGGTGGCGAGTCGATCAAGCGGCCGAAAGGGCCGGCTGGTCGTCCCCCACGGCCAGGGCGGGAAGGCAATGCCCCACGTGCTGCGCGCCCTAGCCACGAGGCCGGAGCCCAGCGCGGCGGCTCTGACCGCAACCGCGCCACCGGTAACCGTCCAGCGGCCTCTTCTTCTCGCCCAGCAGGCGAGCGGGCAGCGGGCGGTGCCGGTTCCAACTCAGGCCAAGGTCGTCGGTCTTATCGCGGCGGCAACAACAGCAACGGGCGTTAG
- a CDS encoding helix-turn-helix domain-containing protein, which produces MVDRIREILSARQLTPTQFADTIGVARPIVSHILSGRNKPSLEVVQKIIAAFPGLSLSWLLSGTGSMNANDAMAGGVDASSAVHPSRRVSTRASETTRPTPDKAKTQSDKAEPIVKAPETLNKTEVPLDPANTLLAKETASLPLFATSTAAPLYNNQVISAPTPPALRQAAPILQESAANNHVAATKPPTTAEVPTASIATSAPSAAQPFAEPGKAIRRIVIFYQDGTFTDYQPDNK; this is translated from the coding sequence ATGGTTGACCGCATTCGAGAAATTCTGAGCGCCCGTCAGCTGACACCAACGCAGTTTGCTGACACGATAGGCGTCGCGCGGCCTATTGTCAGCCATATACTGAGCGGCCGTAACAAGCCAAGCTTGGAAGTAGTGCAGAAAATAATAGCCGCTTTTCCAGGCCTATCATTGTCTTGGCTATTAAGCGGCACCGGATCTATGAATGCCAATGATGCAATGGCGGGAGGGGTAGACGCTTCCTCTGCAGTGCATCCTTCTCGTCGTGTAAGCACTAGGGCATCAGAAACTACCCGTCCTACCCCTGATAAAGCAAAGACGCAGTCAGACAAGGCTGAGCCTATTGTAAAGGCTCCTGAAACGTTAAATAAAACGGAGGTGCCCTTGGATCCTGCTAACACGCTCCTTGCTAAGGAAACCGCATCTCTGCCACTGTTTGCAACTTCTACAGCAGCACCCTTATATAATAATCAAGTAATAAGTGCTCCAACGCCGCCTGCCCTGCGGCAGGCGGCGCCCATATTACAAGAAAGTGCTGCTAACAATCATGTAGCCGCTACTAAGCCACCAACTACAGCCGAGGTTCCCACAGCTTCTATCGCTACCTCAGCACCTTCTGCCGCTCAACCCTTTGCCGAGCCCGGGAAAGCTATTCGTCGTATTGTCATCTTCTACCAAGACGGCACTTTCACCGATTACCAGCCCGACAATAAGTAG